One region of Blattabacterium cuenoti genomic DNA includes:
- the era gene encoding GTPase Era, translating into MIHKSGFVNIIGFPNVGKSTLMNALIGKKISIITNKPQTTRHRILGIVNKPNFQIIFSDTPGIIHPIYPMQRIMMQYVKKSLYDGDIILLTTEIGKLENFYMIDYIKKNKNVPIIILINKIDKIGIEYRENILYKTIDYWHKLFPNSEILPISALKKMNQDLLMNKIYELLSEHPPYYPKISLSNKSEYFFVNEIIREKIFFFYKKEIPYSVEIDTEFLKKEKTFIEIFSSIYVERDSQKGILIGKKGKTLKKLKFFSVKSIESCLKKKIKLKLHVKILKKWRYDYKKLKNFGY; encoded by the coding sequence GTGATTCATAAATCAGGTTTTGTTAATATCATAGGATTTCCTAATGTAGGAAAATCTACATTGATGAATGCTCTTATAGGTAAAAAAATTTCTATAATAACGAATAAACCACAAACTACTCGTCATAGAATATTAGGAATTGTTAATAAACCTAATTTTCAAATTATTTTTTCTGATACTCCAGGTATAATACATCCTATTTACCCTATGCAAAGGATTATGATGCAATATGTAAAAAAATCATTGTATGATGGGGATATTATCCTATTAACAACAGAAATAGGAAAATTAGAAAATTTTTATATGATTGATTATATAAAAAAAAATAAGAATGTTCCTATCATTATATTAATAAATAAAATAGATAAAATAGGTATAGAATATAGAGAAAATATTTTATATAAAACAATTGATTATTGGCATAAATTATTTCCTAATTCTGAAATATTACCAATATCTGCATTAAAAAAAATGAATCAAGATTTATTAATGAATAAAATTTATGAATTATTATCTGAACATCCTCCTTATTATCCTAAAATATCTTTAAGTAATAAATCTGAATATTTTTTTGTAAATGAAATAATTAGAGAAAAAATATTTTTTTTCTATAAAAAAGAAATACCTTATTCTGTGGAAATAGATACAGAATTTTTAAAAAAAGAAAAAACTTTCATAGAAATATTTTCTTCTATATATGTAGAAAGAGATTCTCAAAAAGGAATTTTGATTGGAAAAAAAGGAAAAACTTTAAAAAAGTTGAAATTTTTTTCCGTAAAAAGTATAGAATCTTGTTTAAAGAAAAAAATAAAATTAAAATTACATGTAAAAATATTAAAAAAATGGAGATATGATTACAAAAAATTGAAAAATTTTGGATATTAA
- the leuD gene encoding 3-isopropylmalate dehydratase small subunit, translated as MKKFTILISQVVPISIEDIDTDQIIPARFLKKTKREEYGKNLFIDWRKINKDFILNNPNFYGKILLTGRNFGCGSSREHAAWSIYDYGFRVVISSFFADIFKENAMNNGLLVVEVSNFFLQKLFNIVEKNPKTKIKVDLINQKVLIIKTKEFEKFNIHPYKKNCFLNGYDDIDFLVSLKKEVEIFEKNRGIF; from the coding sequence ATGAAAAAATTTACAATATTAATTAGTCAAGTTGTTCCTATATCTATAGAAGATATAGATACTGATCAAATTATACCAGCTCGTTTTTTAAAAAAAACTAAACGTGAAGAATATGGTAAAAATCTTTTTATAGATTGGCGTAAAATTAACAAAGATTTTATATTAAATAATCCTAATTTTTATGGAAAAATTCTTTTAACAGGAAGAAATTTTGGTTGTGGATCTAGTAGAGAACATGCAGCTTGGTCTATTTATGATTATGGATTTAGGGTTGTAATATCTAGTTTTTTTGCTGATATTTTTAAAGAAAATGCGATGAATAATGGATTACTTGTTGTAGAAGTTTCCAATTTTTTTTTACAAAAATTATTTAATATAGTTGAAAAAAATCCAAAAACAAAAATTAAAGTAGATTTAATTAATCAAAAAGTTTTAATAATAAAAACAAAAGAATTTGAAAAATTTAATATTCATCCATATAAAAAAAATTGTTTTTTAAATGGTTATGATGATATAGATTTTTTAGTTTCTCTTAAAAAAGAGGTAGAAATTTTTGAAAAAAATAGGGGAATTTTTTAA
- the leuC gene encoding 3-isopropylmalate dehydratase large subunit encodes MQKSLFEKIWDYHVVKKLENNIDIIYIDRHYIHEVTSPQAFIELKNRNFSIFRPKKIIATADHNVPTINQNLPVLDHLSRKQINMLTYNCKKFGITLYGLGHENNGIVHVIGPELGYTIPGMTIVCGDSHTSTHGAFGCIAFGIGTSQVTMVMASQCLLLSKPKKMKIQLNGKIKKGVTPKDIILYIISKLGVDAGIGYFIEYTGLVIKEMSMEGRMTICNMSIEMGAKGGLIAPDEVTFDYLKNKNNFLELNNNKKIMKYWKSLETDKNTTFDKEYYFNVEEIEPMITYGTNPGMSIKISECIPKNNNTNLKSFFKSLTYMNFHPGESLIGKKINYIFIGSCTNSRIEDLRLVASIVKGKKKAINTKVLIVPGSNQVVKQVKKEGLDKIFKESGLEFRQPGCSACLGMNDDKIPYGEYCISTSNRNFEGRQGPGARTLLASPLTAAITAIKGKIIDVNKYIHEKIYNIN; translated from the coding sequence ATGCAAAAATCATTATTTGAAAAAATTTGGGATTATCATGTAGTAAAAAAACTAGAAAATAATATAGATATTATTTATATAGATAGACATTATATACATGAAGTAACTAGTCCACAAGCTTTTATAGAATTAAAAAATAGAAATTTTTCTATTTTTAGACCTAAAAAAATTATAGCTACGGCGGATCATAATGTTCCTACAATTAATCAAAATTTACCTGTTTTAGACCATTTATCAAGAAAACAAATAAACATGTTAACATATAATTGTAAAAAATTTGGAATAACGTTATATGGATTGGGTCATGAAAATAATGGAATTGTTCATGTTATAGGACCTGAATTAGGGTATACTATACCTGGTATGACAATAGTTTGTGGAGATAGTCATACTTCTACTCACGGAGCTTTTGGATGTATAGCTTTTGGTATTGGAACTAGTCAAGTAACTATGGTTATGGCTAGTCAATGTTTATTATTATCAAAACCAAAAAAAATGAAAATTCAATTGAATGGTAAAATAAAAAAAGGAGTTACTCCAAAGGATATTATTTTATATATTATTTCTAAATTGGGAGTAGATGCAGGCATTGGTTATTTTATAGAATATACAGGATTAGTCATTAAAGAAATGAGTATGGAAGGAAGAATGACTATTTGTAATATGAGTATTGAGATGGGAGCAAAAGGGGGATTAATAGCTCCAGATGAGGTTACTTTTGATTATCTAAAAAATAAAAATAATTTTTTAGAATTAAATAATAATAAAAAAATAATGAAATATTGGAAGTCTTTAGAAACAGATAAAAATACTACGTTTGATAAAGAATATTATTTCAATGTTGAAGAAATTGAACCAATGATTACTTATGGGACAAATCCTGGTATGTCTATAAAAATATCTGAATGTATACCAAAAAATAATAATACAAATTTAAAGTCATTTTTTAAGTCATTGACTTATATGAATTTTCATCCAGGAGAATCTTTAATAGGAAAAAAAATTAACTATATTTTTATAGGAAGTTGTACTAATTCTAGAATAGAAGATTTAAGATTGGTAGCTTCTATAGTAAAGGGTAAAAAAAAAGCTATCAATACAAAAGTATTAATAGTACCTGGATCAAATCAAGTAGTTAAACAAGTAAAAAAAGAAGGATTAGATAAAATATTTAAAGAATCTGGATTAGAATTTCGTCAGCCAGGATGCTCTGCTTGTTTAGGAATGAACGATGATAAAATACCATATGGTGAATATTGTATTTCTACATCTAACAGAAATTTTGAAGGAAGACAAGGTCCAGGAGCTAGAACATTACTTGCAAGTCCTTTAACTGCTGCTATTACTGCTATTAAAGGTAAAATTATAGATGTAAATAAATATATTCATGAAAAAATTTACAATATTAATTAG
- a CDS encoding PD-(D/E)XK nuclease family protein, which yields MKKKIDQIIKNLLLYQKKNLNNKYILISKNYSIIEYINKKYLHKFNKIEFFTIKKFLEKISGFKILDDFYIILYLISTFKKDDLLNVFHNFLNCLPKILNDFKDLDLNFIDVEPFFYSVISAERIQNWNINIKDIFWEKIHEYYYILRSKLLKEGKLYKGMLFEEIITYHLNFFFKKNLNTKIIFFFIKTFINKYEKEFIKKLTLYNKQVFIYDLSELENNSKKNDQFLILEKENIVKTKKIKSNLKVISVSKEIEQVKIVETLVSKFLLKNKRKKYKILIIPGDNSLFIPLISSIKKNIKINKTSINIDINYPLKNIPINYVFHSIFKLLIKKNNFKKFIKKDVIRVLLNGYIQNFFLKKNSFLKKLNVEDGYFVSNSMIKKYLSKNDLWIIFQIPTENTKKILISFISFIRKIKKFLLKNINKHLLELKFIFKLEVYIQKLRIIVRKNKHLLFGIDDIFHLYEIFINTENIRYINKNKGKEKLYITGFTDIFFENFDVSIITSFNEGIIPPYNKKNSFIPIDIRKKFKIDDKNNNYYLNHFTRILKSSKKMFLIYKNHPDEINSGEKSRFIHQIEMNHKMTIEEKILPFLTKNLIRNPIIIKKTKYIIHRLHELIKKGISPSSINLYNYNPLLFYYKKILKLKNIEQPSLKKEMGKIIHKILKILYTPMKGNYITIDSINKIKNNYESIIKQIFSKDQEKINDRNMLFFFITKNYIKNFILWDEKFVKNGKKIFIKEIEYKISTKLNIKSKIVNIHGIIDRIDECDGITRIIDYKIGYSKTNEINVSFKNIENIFKEPNYAKTMQLLIYLYLWFKSSFFVESKKNTIIELISPKNIDGKSLVLQIPINFFQHKKRNITYEDYIKKILPFLIGRISEIINPKIPIIEKIY from the coding sequence ATGAAAAAAAAAATTGATCAAATAATTAAAAATTTATTATTATATCAAAAAAAAAATTTAAATAATAAATATATATTAATTTCAAAAAATTATTCTATAATAGAATATATTAATAAAAAATATCTTCATAAATTTAATAAAATTGAATTTTTTACAATAAAAAAATTTTTAGAAAAAATTTCTGGATTTAAAATTTTGGATGATTTTTACATTATTCTTTATTTAATTTCTACTTTTAAAAAAGATGATTTATTAAATGTATTTCATAATTTTCTAAATTGTTTACCTAAAATATTAAATGATTTTAAAGATTTAGATTTAAATTTTATTGATGTTGAACCTTTTTTTTATTCCGTTATTTCTGCAGAAAGAATACAAAATTGGAATATAAATATAAAAGATATTTTTTGGGAAAAAATTCATGAATACTATTATATTTTACGATCTAAACTTTTAAAAGAAGGTAAGTTATATAAAGGGATGTTATTCGAAGAAATAATTACTTATCATTTGAATTTTTTTTTTAAAAAAAATTTGAATACAAAAATTATTTTTTTTTTTATAAAAACTTTTATTAATAAATATGAAAAAGAATTTATAAAAAAACTTACTCTATACAACAAACAAGTATTTATATATGATTTATCAGAATTAGAAAATAACTCTAAAAAAAATGATCAATTTTTAATTTTAGAAAAAGAAAATATAGTAAAAACAAAAAAAATTAAAAGTAATTTAAAAGTCATTAGTGTTTCTAAAGAAATAGAACAAGTTAAAATTGTAGAAACTTTAGTATCTAAATTTTTACTAAAAAATAAAAGAAAAAAATATAAAATATTAATTATACCAGGAGATAATTCCTTATTTATTCCATTAATATCTTCTATAAAAAAAAATATAAAAATTAATAAAACATCTATAAACATAGATATAAATTATCCCTTAAAAAATATTCCTATTAATTATGTTTTTCATTCAATATTTAAATTATTAATTAAAAAAAATAATTTTAAAAAATTTATTAAAAAAGATGTAATAAGAGTATTATTAAATGGATATATTCAAAATTTTTTTTTAAAAAAAAATTCTTTTTTAAAAAAATTAAATGTTGAAGATGGATATTTTGTTTCCAATAGTATGATAAAGAAATATTTATCAAAAAATGATTTATGGATTATTTTTCAAATTCCAACTGAAAATACAAAAAAAATTTTAATAAGTTTTATCAGTTTTATTAGAAAAATAAAAAAATTTCTTTTAAAAAATATTAATAAACATTTATTGGAATTAAAATTCATTTTTAAATTAGAAGTTTATATACAAAAATTAAGAATAATAGTTAGAAAAAATAAACATTTATTATTTGGAATAGATGATATTTTTCATTTGTATGAAATATTTATTAATACTGAAAATATACGGTATATTAATAAAAATAAAGGTAAAGAAAAATTATATATAACAGGTTTTACAGATATTTTTTTTGAAAATTTTGATGTATCCATAATTACTTCTTTTAATGAAGGTATTATCCCTCCATATAATAAAAAAAATTCTTTTATACCTATAGATATTCGTAAAAAATTTAAAATAGATGACAAAAATAATAATTATTATTTAAATCATTTTACAAGAATTTTAAAATCTTCAAAAAAAATGTTTTTAATATATAAAAATCATCCAGATGAAATAAATTCTGGAGAAAAAAGTCGTTTTATTCATCAAATAGAAATGAATCATAAAATGACAATAGAAGAAAAAATTCTACCATTTTTAACTAAAAACTTAATAAGAAATCCTATTATAATTAAAAAAACAAAATATATAATTCATCGTTTACATGAATTAATAAAAAAAGGAATATCTCCTTCTTCTATCAATTTATATAATTACAATCCTCTTTTATTCTACTATAAAAAAATTCTTAAATTAAAAAATATAGAACAACCCTCTTTAAAAAAAGAAATGGGTAAAATAATTCATAAAATATTAAAGATTTTATATACTCCTATGAAAGGAAATTATATAACAATTGATTCTATTAATAAAATTAAAAATAATTATGAATCTATTATTAAACAAATTTTTTCTAAGGATCAAGAAAAAATAAATGATAGAAATATGTTATTTTTTTTTATTACAAAAAATTATATAAAAAATTTTATTTTATGGGATGAAAAATTTGTTAAAAATGGTAAAAAAATTTTTATTAAAGAAATAGAATATAAAATTTCTACAAAATTAAATATAAAATCTAAAATAGTAAATATACACGGTATTATAGATCGTATAGATGAGTGTGATGGTATTACTCGTATTATAGATTATAAAATAGGATATTCTAAAACTAATGAAATAAATGTTTCTTTTAAAAATATTGAAAATATTTTTAAAGAACCTAATTATGCTAAAACAATGCAACTACTTATTTATCTTTATTTATGGTTTAAATCATCTTTTTTTGTAGAAAGTAAAAAAAATACAATAATAGAACTTATTTCTCCTAAAAATATTGACGGAAAAAGTTTAGTATTACAAATTCCTATAAATTTTTTTCAACACAAAAAAAGAAATATAACATATGAAGATTATATAAAAAAAATACTTCCATTTCTTATAGGAAGAATATCAGAAATTATAAATCCAAAAATTCCAATTATAGAAAAAATTTATTGA
- the tyrS gene encoding tyrosine--tRNA ligase, producing the protein MKTIIDELSWRGLIQNKVSGVEQKLKKPTTMYIGFDPTSDSLHLGNLLPIIMLIHFQKMGHKSLALIGGATGFIGDPSEKYNSRIFLSKEILQKNTKLIKNQILKLVKVHSEKIELLNNSDWIQNISFLEFIRKVGKHFTINYMISKDSVKKRIKNKKNGISFTEFSYTLIQGYDFLYLNKEKNCQLQIGGSDQWGNITTGIELIRKKTGKKVYGFTFPLITKSNGIKFGKSEKGENIWLDEKKTSPYKFYQFWMNISDSKIEKYIKIYTFFSKEKIEILILKHRKNPDKRFLQRELANDITKWVHGKEISKKIMEITHILFDKNHKKLHYLDEKNFVSIYNHIPHMELSYDEFKKGIFLIDLLKNSGFFSSKSEAIRAIKANSIYVNKQMIKENILLKKNNIIGMKYILLQFGKKKFFIIKIILI; encoded by the coding sequence ATGAAAACTATCATAGATGAACTTTCATGGAGAGGTTTAATACAAAATAAAGTATCTGGTGTAGAACAAAAATTAAAAAAACCAACTACAATGTATATTGGTTTTGATCCTACATCTGATTCTCTTCATTTAGGTAATTTATTACCTATTATTATGTTAATTCATTTTCAAAAAATGGGACATAAATCTTTAGCATTGATTGGTGGAGCTACAGGTTTTATAGGAGATCCCTCTGAAAAATATAATAGTAGGATTTTTTTAAGTAAAGAAATTTTACAAAAAAATACAAAACTTATAAAAAATCAAATATTAAAACTTGTAAAAGTTCATTCAGAAAAAATAGAATTATTAAATAATTCAGATTGGATTCAAAATATTTCTTTTTTAGAATTTATTCGTAAAGTGGGTAAACACTTTACTATAAATTATATGATATCTAAAGATTCTGTAAAAAAAAGAATTAAAAATAAAAAAAACGGAATTTCTTTTACTGAATTTTCTTATACTCTTATACAAGGATATGACTTTTTATATTTAAATAAAGAAAAAAATTGTCAATTACAAATAGGAGGATCTGATCAATGGGGAAATATAACAACAGGTATAGAGCTTATTAGAAAAAAAACAGGAAAAAAAGTATATGGATTTACATTTCCTTTAATAACAAAATCTAATGGAATTAAGTTTGGAAAAAGTGAAAAAGGAGAAAATATATGGTTAGATGAAAAGAAAACATCTCCATATAAATTTTATCAATTTTGGATGAATATATCTGATTCAAAAATTGAAAAATATATAAAAATATATACTTTTTTTTCTAAAGAAAAAATTGAAATTTTAATTTTAAAACATAGAAAAAATCCAGATAAAAGATTTTTGCAAAGAGAATTAGCTAATGATATTACTAAATGGGTTCATGGAAAAGAAATATCTAAAAAAATAATGGAAATTACACATATATTATTTGATAAAAATCATAAAAAATTACATTATTTAGATGAAAAAAATTTTGTTTCTATATATAATCATATTCCACATATGGAACTTTCTTATGATGAATTTAAAAAAGGAATTTTTTTAATAGATTTATTAAAAAATAGTGGTTTTTTTTCTTCTAAAAGTGAAGCTATTCGTGCTATAAAAGCAAATTCTATTTATGTCAATAAACAAATGATTAAAGAAAATATATTATTAAAAAAAAATAACATAATAGGAATGAAATATATTTTATTACAATTTGGTAAAAAAAAATTCTTTATTATAAAAATAATATTGATTTAA
- a CDS encoding 2-isopropylmalate synthase, with the protein MVKKRIKIFDTTLRDGEQVPGCKLNTKEKVKIAKKLETLGVDVIEAGFPTSSPGDYQSVQEISKSVKKAIVCALSRAVEKDIEIAANSLKYANRARIHTGIGTSDCHIRYKFKSTPEKIIEKAIYAVKYAKKFVEDVEFYAEDAGRTENEFLAKVCENVIKYGATVINIPDTTGYCLPEEYGNKIRFLKENVKGIHKIVLSTHCHNDLGLATANSLYGIINGAEQIECTINGIGERAGNTSLEEIVMIIKQNNSLNLFTNINTKLISDISHLVSESTGMKVQANKAIVGINAFSHSSGIHQDGVIKKRETYESINPKDVGIDQSSIILTARSGRAALAYRYKKLGYLLNKNSLDLIYSIFLKHADKKKEITNKELKIILQKLNNKDKNKVLHTTNNSGRRINVV; encoded by the coding sequence ATGGTAAAAAAAAGAATTAAAATTTTTGACACAACTTTGCGAGATGGGGAACAAGTTCCAGGATGTAAATTAAATACTAAAGAAAAAGTAAAAATAGCTAAAAAATTAGAAACATTAGGAGTTGATGTAATTGAAGCAGGATTTCCTACTTCAAGTCCAGGAGATTATCAATCTGTTCAAGAAATTTCTAAATCTGTAAAAAAAGCAATAGTATGTGCATTATCTAGAGCAGTAGAAAAAGATATAGAAATAGCAGCTAATTCTTTAAAATATGCTAATAGAGCAAGAATTCATACTGGTATAGGAACATCAGATTGTCATATACGTTATAAATTTAAAAGTACTCCAGAAAAAATTATAGAAAAAGCTATATATGCTGTAAAGTATGCTAAAAAATTTGTAGAGGATGTAGAATTTTATGCAGAAGATGCAGGTAGAACAGAAAATGAATTTTTAGCAAAAGTTTGTGAAAATGTTATAAAATATGGAGCTACAGTAATAAATATTCCTGATACTACTGGATATTGTTTACCTGAAGAATATGGTAATAAAATACGTTTTTTAAAAGAAAATGTTAAAGGTATTCATAAAATAGTATTATCTACTCATTGTCATAATGATTTAGGATTAGCTACGGCTAATTCTCTATATGGAATAATAAATGGAGCAGAACAAATTGAATGTACTATTAATGGTATTGGAGAAAGAGCAGGAAATACATCTTTAGAAGAGATAGTGATGATTATTAAACAAAATAATAGTTTAAATTTATTTACTAATATAAATACAAAACTTATTTCTGATATAAGCCATTTAGTATCTGAATCTACAGGAATGAAAGTACAAGCTAATAAAGCTATAGTAGGAATTAATGCTTTTTCTCATTCATCAGGAATACACCAAGATGGTGTAATAAAAAAAAGAGAAACTTATGAAAGTATTAATCCAAAAGATGTTGGAATAGATCAATCTTCAATTATTTTAACAGCTAGAAGTGGTAGAGCTGCATTAGCTTACCGTTATAAAAAATTAGGATATTTATTAAATAAAAATTCTTTAGATTTAATTTATTCTATATTTTTAAAACATGCAGATAAAAAAAAGGAGATTACTAATAAAGAATTAAAAATAATTTTACAAAAATTAAATAATAAAGATAAAAATAAAGTTTTGCATACTACTAATAATAGTGGTAGAAGAATAAATGTTGTATAA
- the leuB gene encoding 3-isopropylmalate dehydrogenase encodes MNKNISVIEGDGIGPEVIKQTIKVLNSIAKKYNHNFFYKKYFVGGVAIEKFGNPIPEKTIDACLKSDAILFGCVGDSKYDSYPRGKRPEDGLLKLRKKMNLFCNIRPVIVYSKINKSPIKKELLDGVNFVIYRELTGGIYFGEKGRSNNGNEAFDYCVYSKKEIQKIGEMAFKAAIKRKNKVTLVDKANVLETSRLWRETVKEIGLDYPNVYLDFMYIDNAAMQIILNPKNFDIILTDNMFGDILSDESSVITGSLGLLPSASIGENKSMFEPIHGSYPKAKNKNIANPLGSILSGSMMLDHFGMHKEKNLLEEAVKNSIESKICTTDIIDSDFSSTTEEVGDYIVKYIINQ; translated from the coding sequence ATGAATAAAAATATTTCTGTGATAGAAGGAGATGGAATAGGTCCAGAGGTGATAAAACAAACAATAAAAGTTTTAAATTCTATAGCTAAAAAATATAATCATAATTTTTTTTATAAAAAATATTTTGTTGGAGGAGTAGCTATAGAAAAATTTGGAAATCCAATTCCAGAAAAAACTATAGATGCTTGTTTAAAATCTGATGCTATTTTATTTGGTTGTGTAGGAGATTCAAAATATGATTCTTATCCAAGAGGAAAAAGACCTGAGGATGGGTTATTAAAACTTAGAAAAAAAATGAATTTATTTTGTAATATTCGTCCTGTAATAGTTTATTCAAAAATAAATAAATCTCCTATAAAAAAAGAATTACTGGATGGAGTAAACTTTGTAATTTATCGGGAATTAACAGGAGGTATTTATTTTGGTGAAAAAGGACGTTCCAATAATGGAAATGAAGCTTTTGATTATTGTGTTTATTCCAAAAAAGAAATTCAAAAAATAGGAGAAATGGCTTTTAAAGCTGCTATTAAAAGGAAAAATAAAGTAACATTAGTGGATAAAGCTAATGTATTAGAAACTTCTAGATTATGGCGTGAAACAGTTAAAGAAATTGGATTAGATTATCCAAATGTATATTTAGATTTTATGTACATAGATAATGCTGCTATGCAAATCATTCTTAATCCAAAAAACTTTGATATAATTTTAACTGATAACATGTTCGGAGATATTCTATCCGATGAATCTAGTGTAATTACAGGTTCTTTAGGATTATTACCATCTGCTTCTATAGGTGAAAATAAATCTATGTTTGAACCTATACATGGATCTTATCCTAAAGCAAAAAATAAAAATATAGCGAATCCATTAGGTTCTATTCTTTCAGGATCTATGATGTTAGATCATTTTGGCATGCATAAAGAAAAAAATCTTTTAGAAGAAGCTGTTAAAAATTCTATTGAATCAAAAATTTGTACTACAGATATTATTGATTCTGATTTTTCATCAACTACTGAAGAAGTAGGAGATTATATTGTTAAATATATTATAAATCAATAA